Proteins encoded by one window of Anaerosalibacter sp. Marseille-P3206:
- a CDS encoding M42 family metallopeptidase, translated as MNFNSELLKNLLSIYSPSGNENNVREFIKSEIKDYVDEIEVDALGNLIARKKGNGKKIMIAAHMDQIGLMVTHIDDKGFLRFTNVGGISPFVSLSQKVVFENGVVGIIGSEPVEDMNKLNLENMYIDIGVFSKEEAEAKINIGDICVYKTEYDENENVVSSKCLDDRVGCFVAIETIKKIKDNINDLYFVFTVQEEVGLRGAKTSAYRINPDMGIALDVTGSGDTPKAKTFDVCLGKGTAIKVKDNSILTHPKVKELMKDVARENNIKYQMEVLEFGGTDSGAIHLTREGIPSGVISIPTRYVHSTVEMASKNDILSSIDLLTKILEKEILF; from the coding sequence ATGAATTTTAATAGTGAATTATTAAAAAACTTACTAAGTATTTATTCTCCATCTGGCAATGAAAACAATGTTAGAGAATTTATTAAATCAGAAATTAAAGATTATGTAGATGAAATTGAAGTAGATGCACTAGGTAATTTAATTGCTAGAAAAAAAGGTAATGGTAAAAAAATAATGATTGCTGCTCATATGGATCAAATAGGCCTTATGGTTACACATATTGATGATAAAGGTTTTCTAAGGTTTACAAACGTAGGTGGTATTTCTCCATTTGTTTCACTATCTCAAAAGGTAGTATTTGAAAATGGAGTTGTAGGAATAATAGGTAGTGAGCCTGTAGAAGATATGAATAAACTTAATTTAGAAAATATGTATATTGATATAGGAGTATTTAGCAAAGAAGAAGCTGAAGCTAAAATCAATATAGGAGATATATGTGTTTACAAAACAGAATATGATGAAAATGAAAATGTAGTATCATCTAAATGTCTAGATGATAGAGTTGGATGCTTTGTAGCTATTGAAACAATTAAAAAAATCAAAGATAATATAAATGATTTATATTTTGTATTTACAGTTCAAGAAGAAGTTGGTCTAAGAGGTGCAAAAACTTCAGCTTATAGGATAAATCCTGATATGGGTATCGCATTGGATGTAACAGGCAGTGGGGATACTCCTAAAGCAAAGACATTTGATGTTTGTCTAGGTAAAGGTACTGCTATTAAAGTTAAAGATAATTCTATTTTAACTCATCCTAAAGTAAAAGAACTAATGAAAGATGTTGCAAGGGAAAATAATATTAAATATCAAATGGAAGTGTTAGAATTTGGTGGTACTGATTCTGGTGCTATTCATTTAACTAGAGAAGGTATTCCATCTGGAGTTATTTCAATACCAACAAGATACGTTCATTCAACAGTAGAAATGGCATCTAAAAATGATATACTATCTTCTATCGATTTACTAACTAAAATATTAGAAAAAGAAATCTTATTCTAA
- a CDS encoding M42 family metallopeptidase: MLLKELTEAFGVSGNEKEVRDLILNEIKDFVTDIKVDKIGNIIAYKKGKIDSPKLMITAHMDEVGLMITGIDNSGLLKFTTVGGIDKRILVSKTVRIGKNKINGVIGSKPIHLQDKDEWSKALDIKNLYIDIGVNTKEEAEKLVSIGDYVMFNSEYIEFGNNLIKAKALDNRVGCSVLIDLLKEETDLSFYGVFTVMEEVGLVGAGPAAYSVEPDISIILEGTLCADTPGTEDHMIPTKLGHGPAISLMDRTTLFDVNLRQKIVSIAKENNIPYQFRKTTFGGNDSGKIHLAKKGSVTSTISVPCRYIHSPVSVMSKKDYYNTHKLLLAIINKIEEGDFNEF; the protein is encoded by the coding sequence ATGTTATTAAAAGAATTAACAGAAGCATTTGGCGTATCTGGTAATGAAAAGGAAGTTAGAGATTTAATATTAAATGAAATAAAAGACTTTGTTACAGATATCAAAGTAGACAAAATCGGTAATATCATTGCATATAAAAAAGGTAAAATTGATTCTCCAAAGCTAATGATTACTGCTCATATGGACGAAGTTGGCCTAATGATTACAGGTATAGATAATTCGGGACTTTTAAAATTTACAACTGTTGGTGGAATTGATAAAAGAATATTAGTTTCTAAAACTGTTAGAATAGGAAAAAATAAAATAAATGGTGTAATAGGTTCAAAACCAATTCACTTACAGGACAAAGATGAGTGGTCTAAAGCATTGGATATAAAAAATCTATATATAGATATAGGTGTTAATACTAAAGAAGAAGCGGAAAAATTAGTTTCTATTGGTGATTACGTTATGTTTAATAGTGAATATATAGAATTCGGAAATAATCTTATTAAAGCTAAAGCACTTGATAATAGAGTTGGTTGCAGTGTACTTATAGACCTACTAAAAGAAGAAACAGATTTAAGTTTTTATGGAGTATTTACAGTTATGGAAGAAGTAGGGCTTGTTGGAGCTGGCCCTGCAGCTTATAGTGTTGAACCAGATATTAGTATTATCTTAGAAGGAACTCTTTGTGCAGATACTCCTGGCACTGAAGACCATATGATACCAACAAAACTTGGACATGGTCCTGCAATTTCATTAATGGATAGAACAACATTATTTGATGTTAATTTAAGACAAAAAATAGTATCTATTGCTAAAGAAAATAATATCCCTTATCAGTTTAGGAAAACAACTTTTGGAGGTAATGATTCAGGTAAAATTCATTTAGCTAAAAAGGGATCTGTTACATCTACTATTTCAGTTCCTTGCAGATACATACATTCACCTGTATCTGTTATGTCTAAAAAAGATTATTATAATACACATAAATTATTATTAGCTATTATTAATAAAATAGAAGAGGGGGATTTTAATGAATTTTAA
- a CDS encoding M42 family metallopeptidase, producing the protein MITDLFLEKLCNLDGVSGYESRLNESIIEAFRKYTEKIEIDKLGNIIAVKEGNVKVDDKKIKIMIAGHMDEIGLIITKIEDNGFLRFSNIGGIDPRTLLGQEVIVHGKEDIFGVIGAKPPHLQEPSERDKAVKKEDMSIDVGYEKEEVEKLISIGDYVTIRRSLNKLQGRSVTSKALDDRAGIATMYECAKELSKINHEADVYFVSTVQEEVGTRGAITSTYNINPDIGIAIDVGFGSTPELPKEETLEMGKGPGITIGGNIHPGLRDHISKVGKEYNIPIQFEICPGPTGTDARSIQITREGIPTLCISIPLRYMHTSVEVINMTDIENTAKLLAFFIGSISKDNLEGFLCY; encoded by the coding sequence ATGATTACAGACCTGTTTCTTGAAAAATTATGTAACTTAGATGGTGTATCTGGTTACGAAAGTAGACTTAATGAATCAATTATTGAAGCTTTTAGAAAATATACTGAAAAAATAGAAATCGATAAGCTAGGGAATATTATTGCAGTTAAAGAAGGCAATGTAAAAGTAGATGATAAAAAAATAAAAATCATGATAGCTGGCCATATGGATGAAATTGGACTAATTATAACAAAAATTGAAGACAATGGATTTTTAAGGTTTTCTAATATAGGAGGGATAGATCCTCGAACTTTATTGGGACAAGAAGTAATCGTACATGGAAAAGAGGATATCTTTGGTGTAATAGGCGCTAAACCTCCACATCTCCAAGAACCTTCTGAAAGAGATAAAGCTGTAAAAAAAGAAGATATGTCTATTGATGTCGGTTATGAAAAAGAAGAAGTTGAAAAATTAATAAGTATTGGTGACTATGTAACAATTAGAAGGAGTTTAAACAAGTTACAAGGCAGATCAGTTACTTCTAAAGCTCTTGATGATAGAGCTGGAATAGCGACAATGTATGAGTGTGCTAAAGAACTATCCAAAATAAATCATGAAGCAGACGTATATTTTGTATCAACAGTGCAAGAAGAAGTGGGAACAAGAGGTGCAATTACAAGTACTTACAACATTAATCCTGATATAGGTATAGCTATAGATGTAGGTTTTGGGTCTACACCTGAATTGCCCAAAGAAGAAACATTAGAAATGGGCAAAGGTCCTGGTATAACTATTGGAGGAAATATTCACCCAGGGCTAAGGGATCATATTTCAAAAGTAGGAAAAGAATATAATATACCAATACAATTTGAAATATGTCCTGGCCCAACAGGAACAGATGCAAGAAGTATTCAGATAACTAGAGAAGGTATTCCAACGCTATGTATATCAATTCCTCTAAGATATATGCATACTTCAGTTGAAGTTATAAATATGACAGACATAGAAAATACAGCTAAATTATTAGCCTTCTTTATAGGGTCAATTTCTAAAGATAATTTGGAGGGATTCTTATGTTATTAA
- a CDS encoding CheR family methyltransferase: MDKYELFKKQINELIDIDLNYYKEKQMKRRITSLFTRNNFEDFDDYFQGLKTDKKLLSEFINYLTINVSEFYRNPLQWTTLEQEILPDMIKRINRVPKIWSSACSTGEEPYSIVMLLSRFFDLKDIKILATDIDEEAINKAKLGIYSEKSLENLPQDFKKKYFVPIERSYKIVDDIKKCVEFKNIDLLKDSFPMNQDIIICRNVMIYFTEEAKQLLYKKFHDSLIKDGILFVGSTEQIILPERYNFKPVKTFFYKKASTI, encoded by the coding sequence ATGGATAAATACGAACTTTTTAAAAAACAAATAAATGAATTAATAGATATTGATTTAAATTACTACAAAGAAAAACAAATGAAAAGAAGAATAACTTCTTTATTTACTAGAAATAATTTCGAAGATTTTGATGATTATTTTCAAGGATTAAAGACTGATAAAAAATTATTAAGTGAGTTTATTAACTACCTTACTATTAATGTTTCAGAATTTTATAGAAATCCATTACAATGGACAACCTTAGAACAAGAGATATTACCAGACATGATTAAAAGAATCAATAGGGTACCTAAAATATGGAGTAGCGCTTGTTCTACAGGAGAAGAACCTTATTCAATTGTTATGCTACTTTCTAGATTTTTTGATTTAAAAGATATAAAGATATTAGCTACAGATATAGATGAAGAAGCCATAAATAAAGCTAAATTAGGTATTTACAGTGAAAAATCACTAGAAAATTTACCTCAAGATTTTAAAAAGAAGTATTTTGTACCTATTGAACGTTCATATAAAATAGTAGATGATATAAAAAAATGTGTTGAGTTTAAAAATATTGACCTTTTAAAAGATTCCTTTCCAATGAATCAAGATATAATTATTTGCAGAAATGTTATGATATATTTTACTGAAGAAGCTAAACAATTATTGTATAAAAAATTTCACGATAGCCTGATAAAGGATGGGATATTGTTTGTTGGTAGCACTGAACAAATAATACTCCCTGAAAGATATAATTTTAAACCTGTTAAAACTTTTTTCTATAAAAAAGCATCCACTATATAA
- a CDS encoding bifunctional 4-hydroxy-3-methylbut-2-enyl diphosphate reductase/30S ribosomal protein S1: MRIIMAENAGFCFGVKRAVEITENVLNQNHDDNIFSLGPLIHNSQVVEKYEKKGLKVLENIDHVQNANVIIRAHGVPLKTYEILKDNGNTIIDCTCPHVKAVHKKVAAYNNKGYQVIIVGDKEHAEVIGINGFCNNKAIIINSTEEVEKLPKLNKIFIVSQTTNRQEKFNNIIEIIKEKSNEVEIFNSICNATNLRQKSCEKVAKEAEAMIVIGGYHSSNTNKLVEVSKKFCENVFHIETIDDLPLINFKKFNTIGITAGASTPDWIIKEVINKMENMNNEEMIKAIEDSLVRLHRGEIVKGKVIQVTENEVMVNVGYKSDGIITKDELSYDPDIKPEELYNIGDEIDVYVLRLDDGEGNVLLSTKRIESIKSWDDLESAYNNKEKVNCKVTEVVKGGVLAVVEGLNAFIPASLLSTSYVEDLNEYKGKKLIVLVADFDRDKKRIILSRKEVEKEELEERKEKLWNSLEVGKIVEGKVMRLTDFGAFVDIGGDDGLIHISDLAWRRIKHPSEIVKEGQNVEVQILDFNKAKGRISLGLKQTMPEPWEVFMDKYSVGDIVDGTVVNLQDFGAFVKLNVGVDGLLHVSQISNEHVNKPSDVLKLNDKVTVKIIDIKEDDRRISLSIKEILNDKAKSEEYVNENEELEPTIEEIIKDN; this comes from the coding sequence TTGAGAATAATAATGGCAGAAAATGCAGGCTTTTGTTTTGGGGTAAAAAGAGCTGTTGAAATAACTGAAAATGTTTTAAATCAAAATCATGATGATAATATTTTTTCTTTAGGCCCATTAATACACAATAGCCAAGTAGTAGAAAAATATGAAAAAAAAGGCCTTAAGGTTTTAGAAAATATAGACCATGTTCAAAATGCAAATGTAATAATAAGAGCTCATGGAGTACCTTTAAAGACATATGAGATATTAAAGGATAATGGAAATACTATAATAGATTGTACATGCCCACATGTAAAAGCAGTCCATAAAAAAGTTGCAGCTTATAATAACAAAGGGTATCAGGTTATAATAGTAGGAGATAAAGAGCATGCAGAAGTCATTGGTATTAATGGATTTTGTAATAATAAAGCTATTATTATAAATAGTACAGAAGAAGTTGAGAAGTTACCTAAATTAAACAAGATATTTATTGTATCACAAACAACAAATAGACAAGAAAAATTTAATAATATAATTGAAATAATTAAAGAAAAAAGTAATGAAGTGGAAATATTTAATTCTATTTGTAATGCGACTAATCTAAGACAAAAATCTTGTGAAAAAGTAGCAAAAGAAGCTGAAGCAATGATTGTTATAGGAGGTTATCACAGTTCTAATACTAATAAATTAGTTGAAGTTAGTAAGAAATTTTGTGAAAATGTATTTCATATAGAAACAATTGATGATTTACCTTTGATTAATTTTAAAAAATTTAATACAATTGGAATAACAGCAGGTGCTTCAACACCTGATTGGATAATTAAGGAGGTTATTAATAAGATGGAAAATATGAACAATGAAGAAATGATAAAAGCTATAGAGGATTCACTCGTTAGGTTGCATCGTGGTGAAATTGTAAAAGGTAAAGTAATTCAAGTAACAGAAAACGAAGTTATGGTAAATGTTGGATACAAATCAGATGGAATTATTACAAAAGATGAACTTTCTTATGATCCTGATATCAAACCTGAAGAACTATACAATATAGGAGATGAAATAGATGTATATGTTCTAAGACTTGATGACGGAGAAGGAAATGTATTACTATCTACTAAAAGAATTGAATCTATAAAGAGTTGGGATGATTTAGAAAGCGCTTATAATAACAAAGAAAAAGTTAACTGTAAAGTAACTGAAGTTGTTAAAGGTGGAGTATTGGCAGTTGTAGAGGGACTAAATGCATTTATACCTGCATCATTATTGTCAACATCTTATGTAGAGGACTTAAATGAATACAAAGGTAAGAAGTTAATAGTATTGGTTGCAGACTTTGATAGAGATAAAAAGAGAATTATACTTTCAAGAAAAGAAGTAGAAAAGGAAGAATTAGAAGAAAGAAAAGAAAAGTTGTGGAACAGTCTTGAAGTTGGTAAAATAGTTGAAGGTAAAGTAATGAGATTAACTGATTTTGGTGCATTTGTTGATATAGGCGGAGATGATGGACTTATCCATATATCTGATTTAGCATGGAGAAGAATAAAACATCCATCTGAAATTGTAAAAGAAGGACAAAATGTTGAAGTTCAAATATTAGATTTCAATAAGGCAAAAGGAAGAATTTCTTTAGGTTTAAAACAAACTATGCCTGAACCTTGGGAAGTTTTTATGGATAAGTATAGTGTAGGAGACATTGTTGATGGTACTGTTGTTAATTTACAAGACTTTGGAGCTTTTGTAAAACTTAATGTAGGTGTAGATGGACTTCTTCATGTATCACAAATTTCTAATGAACATGTTAATAAGCCATCAGATGTTTTAAAATTAAATGATAAAGTAACAGTAAAAATAATAGATATAAAAGAAGATGATAGAAGAATTAGTTTAAGTATAAAAGAAATATTAAACGATAAAGCAAAATCTGAAGAATATGTTAATGAAAATGAAGAATTAGAACCTACTATTGAAGAAATAATTAAAGATAACTAA
- a CDS encoding lysophospholipid acyltransferase family protein, which yields MLFYKICYCIGNAIFRIVFRFNVNGKENIPKEGRIIVCSNHISNFDPLILGLSMPRQIRFMAKKELFKNTFLDKFLSSLGAFPIDRQGADLSAIRTSINILKNEEVLGIFPEGTRVFKEDINKAKPGIGMIAIKGRSPVVPVFINSKYKLFSKVNITIGKPLYFNDYYDKKLNKEDYTIISQNILKAIYSLK from the coding sequence ATGCTTTTTTATAAAATATGTTATTGTATTGGGAATGCTATCTTTAGAATTGTCTTTAGATTCAATGTTAATGGAAAAGAGAATATACCAAAAGAAGGTAGGATTATTGTTTGTTCTAATCATATCAGTAATTTTGATCCTCTGATATTAGGATTATCTATGCCAAGACAAATTAGATTTATGGCAAAAAAAGAACTATTTAAAAATACTTTCTTGGATAAATTTTTAAGCTCACTTGGAGCATTCCCTATAGATAGGCAGGGTGCAGATTTATCTGCAATTAGAACTTCTATAAATATTTTAAAAAATGAAGAGGTATTAGGTATTTTCCCTGAAGGAACAAGGGTTTTTAAGGAAGATATAAATAAAGCTAAACCTGGAATTGGTATGATTGCAATAAAAGGAAGGTCTCCAGTAGTACCTGTATTCATAAATTCAAAATATAAATTATTTAGTAAAGTAAATATTACTATTGGAAAACCTTTATATTTTAATGATTATTATGATAAGAAATTAAATAAAGAAGATTATACTATTATAAGTCAAAATATTTTAAAAGCAATATATTCCTTGAAATAA
- the cmk gene encoding (d)CMP kinase, with protein MDRIISIAIDGPAGSGKSTISKLISQKLNIEYIDTGAMYRAFTLKILNKKISLDDSEKILSEINNTIIDFKDNHIYLDGEIVDKQIRENIINQNVSYIAKIKEVRYRMVELQREIAKNKSVIMDGRDIGTVVLPDATYKFFIIASVDERAKRRYKELANEGEINITLEQVKKELKMRDKIDSTRDVAPLVKAKDAIEVDTTEKNIEESVNTILEIIQGR; from the coding sequence ATGGATAGGATTATTTCCATAGCAATAGATGGTCCAGCTGGTTCTGGAAAAAGTACTATTTCAAAATTAATATCTCAAAAGTTAAATATAGAATATATAGATACTGGAGCTATGTATAGAGCATTTACTTTAAAGATTTTAAATAAAAAAATATCTTTAGATGACTCAGAAAAAATATTATCAGAAATAAACAATACGATTATTGATTTTAAGGATAATCACATATACTTAGATGGAGAAATAGTAGACAAGCAGATAAGAGAAAATATAATAAACCAAAATGTATCATATATTGCAAAAATAAAAGAAGTAAGATATAGAATGGTAGAATTACAAAGAGAAATTGCTAAAAACAAAAGTGTAATTATGGATGGTAGAGATATTGGAACTGTTGTACTTCCAGATGCTACTTATAAATTTTTCATTATTGCTAGTGTTGATGAAAGAGCTAAACGTAGATATAAAGAGCTAGCCAATGAAGGTGAAATAAATATAACATTAGAACAAGTAAAAAAAGAATTAAAAATGAGAGATAAAATAGACAGTACTAGAGATGTTGCACCACTTGTTAAGGCAAAAGACGCAATAGAAGTAGACACAACAGAAAAAAATATTGAAGAAAGCGTAAATACTATTCTTGAAATAATTCAGGGGAGGTAA
- the aroH gene encoding chorismate mutase has product MNTVAIRGAITVEQNTSEDILNNTTELIKEIEKRNNIEKSKVIGIIFSSTKDLNTEYPAKAARAMGYLNTALMCFNEMGVKGGLNKCIRLMMLYNSNQNQEEIKHIYLKGAKILRPDLDKE; this is encoded by the coding sequence ATGAATACTGTTGCTATAAGAGGAGCAATTACAGTTGAACAAAACACAAGTGAAGATATTTTAAATAATACAACTGAATTAATTAAAGAAATTGAAAAAAGAAATAATATTGAAAAAAGCAAAGTAATAGGAATTATATTCTCATCAACTAAAGATTTAAATACTGAATATCCTGCAAAAGCTGCAAGAGCTATGGGATATTTGAATACAGCTTTAATGTGTTTTAACGAAATGGGAGTTAAAGGTGGTTTAAATAAATGTATTAGGTTAATGATGTTGTATAATTCTAATCAAAACCAAGAAGAAATAAAACATATTTATTTAAAAGGTGCAAAAATTCTAAGGCCTGATTTAGATAAAGAGTAG
- a CDS encoding NAD(P)/FAD-dependent oxidoreductase → MNEKVAVIGGGPGGIIAAGFAGSRGKNVVLIEKNDKLGKKLYITGKGRCNITNSSPIEDFFDNIITNSNFLYSSLYSFTNDDIINLLNTYGLETKVERGNRVFPASNKSSDVIKVFNRFLNDKNVKIKLNTEVKTIKYVEGKFVITFSNNISEKFDSVVIATGGKSYPVTGSTGDGFIFAKNFGHTITQLKPALVPCEVNEAWIKELQGLALKNVTLSAYIKNKKVFEEFGEMLFTHFGISGPIVLTMSNKINKYEKEKIKFKIDLKPALSYEKLDKRILRDFNQYNNKQIKNGLNDLLPNSLIPVVLKLSHIDETKNINQITKEERENLVNIIKGLELSFSRFRPIEEAIVTSGGVSTIEINPSTMESKIIKGLFFAGEVIDVDALTGGFNLQIAYSTGYLAGTNC, encoded by the coding sequence ATGAATGAGAAAGTTGCTGTTATAGGTGGTGGACCAGGAGGAATTATAGCGGCTGGTTTTGCTGGTTCTAGAGGAAAAAATGTAGTGCTAATTGAGAAAAATGATAAATTAGGAAAAAAGCTTTATATAACTGGTAAAGGAAGATGTAATATTACTAATAGTTCTCCAATAGAAGATTTCTTTGATAATATAATTACAAACAGTAATTTTCTGTATAGTTCCCTATATAGTTTTACTAATGATGATATTATAAATCTTCTTAATACTTATGGCTTAGAAACTAAAGTTGAAAGAGGAAATAGAGTTTTTCCCGCTTCCAATAAATCTAGTGATGTAATAAAAGTTTTTAATCGATTTTTAAATGATAAGAATGTTAAAATTAAACTCAATACAGAAGTTAAAACTATTAAATATGTAGAAGGAAAATTTGTGATTACATTTTCAAATAATATTAGTGAGAAATTTGATAGTGTAGTAATCGCTACAGGAGGTAAATCTTATCCGGTAACTGGTTCAACCGGGGACGGTTTTATCTTTGCAAAAAATTTTGGTCATACTATTACTCAGTTAAAACCAGCTTTAGTACCTTGTGAAGTAAATGAAGCATGGATCAAAGAATTACAGGGTTTAGCACTTAAAAACGTTACTCTTTCAGCATATATAAAAAACAAGAAAGTATTTGAAGAATTTGGAGAAATGCTTTTTACACACTTTGGAATATCGGGACCAATAGTTTTAACTATGAGTAATAAAATTAATAAATACGAAAAAGAGAAAATCAAATTTAAAATTGATTTAAAACCAGCATTATCTTATGAAAAGTTAGATAAAAGAATTTTAAGAGATTTTAACCAATATAATAATAAACAAATTAAAAATGGTCTTAATGATTTATTACCTAATAGCTTAATTCCTGTAGTATTAAAACTTTCACATATAGACGAAACAAAAAACATAAATCAAATAACAAAAGAAGAAAGAGAGAATCTTGTAAATATAATAAAGGGTTTAGAACTAAGTTTTTCTAGATTTAGACCAATTGAAGAAGCTATAGTAACGTCTGGAGGAGTTTCAACTATAGAAATAAATCCATCTACTATGGAATCTAAGATTATAAAAGGCTTGTTTTTTGCAGGAGAAGTAATTGATGTAGATGCGTTAACGGGAGGTTTTAATCTACAAATCGCATATTCGACTGGTTATTTAGCTGGAACAAATTGCTAA
- a CDS encoding histidine phosphatase family protein gives MQKIYLVRHGQSEWNYQRKVQGQQDILLTELGKIQAKKLGSRLKNEEIDLIYSSDLKRAYETATIIGNELDKKVNKLECFREIAFGKWEGKTIEYLNETSEKEHDIWLRQPHKFNMEGAETLYQLQKRAMLGVNKVIDENPNKNILIVSHGATLKTIILGLLDIDIKYYNKLTLGNVSLSIVEFRDYNRVLKLLNDTNHLREE, from the coding sequence ATGCAAAAAATATATTTAGTTAGACACGGCCAGTCAGAATGGAATTACCAAAGAAAAGTTCAAGGACAACAAGATATACTTTTAACAGAGTTAGGAAAAATTCAAGCAAAAAAATTAGGCTCTAGATTAAAAAATGAAGAAATTGATTTAATATACTCAAGTGATTTAAAAAGAGCATATGAAACTGCTACTATAATAGGAAATGAACTAGATAAAAAAGTAAATAAATTAGAATGCTTTAGAGAAATTGCATTTGGAAAATGGGAAGGAAAAACCATTGAATACTTAAATGAAACAAGTGAAAAAGAACACGATATATGGCTTAGACAACCACATAAATTTAATATGGAAGGTGCTGAAACTTTATATCAACTTCAAAAAAGAGCAATGCTAGGTGTAAATAAAGTTATAGATGAAAACCCTAATAAAAATATATTAATAGTATCCCATGGTGCTACGCTAAAAACAATAATATTAGGATTACTAGATATAGACATTAAATATTATAACAAATTGACATTAGGCAATGTAAGTTTAAGCATTGTTGAATTTAGGGATTATAATAGAGTTTTAAAATTGTTAAATGACACTAACCATTTGAGGGAGGAATAA
- a CDS encoding MurR/RpiR family transcriptional regulator — protein sequence MQNNADLIKLIQYNFTKFSKSQKLIADYILDNYDKAAFMTAAKLGTTVGVSESTVVRFANTLGYTGYRELQSDLQELIKNKLTTVQRISLTDEYSNKENLLKRVFKKDVSNISKTFEELDYSVFGQAVEAILKGKRVYILGLRSSSFLAGYLGFYLNFILSNVKTVTAGPSDIFEQLLKVTSKDVVIGISYPRYSTRTLEALKYVKEKGSTVIGITDSLLSPAAQISDITLLASSNMVSFVDSLVAPMSLINALIIAVGMEKREDITTYFEDLEGIWKKYSVYDNVNSKEILNNNKSKK from the coding sequence ATGCAAAATAATGCTGATTTAATAAAGTTAATACAATATAACTTTACTAAATTTAGTAAAAGTCAAAAATTAATTGCAGATTATATTTTAGACAATTATGATAAAGCAGCCTTTATGACTGCAGCAAAACTAGGTACAACAGTTGGCGTTAGTGAGTCAACTGTTGTTAGATTTGCAAATACTTTAGGATATACTGGTTACAGAGAATTACAAAGTGACTTACAAGAGCTTATAAAGAATAAATTAACTACAGTACAAAGAATATCACTAACAGATGAATACTCAAATAAAGAAAATTTACTTAAAAGAGTTTTTAAAAAAGATGTATCAAATATAAGCAAAACCTTTGAAGAATTAGACTATAGTGTATTTGGTCAAGCAGTAGAGGCTATTTTAAAAGGAAAAAGAGTTTATATTTTAGGTCTTAGAAGCTCATCGTTTTTAGCAGGATACTTAGGTTTTTATTTAAATTTTATATTAAGTAATGTAAAAACGGTAACTGCAGGTCCAAGCGATATATTTGAGCAACTCTTAAAAGTAACTTCAAAAGATGTTGTGATAGGTATTAGTTATCCAAGATACTCTACTAGAACTCTTGAAGCTCTAAAGTATGTTAAAGAAAAAGGTTCTACAGTAATAGGTATAACAGATAGTCTACTTTCTCCAGCAGCTCAAATTTCAGATATAACATTGCTTGCTAGTAGTAATATGGTTTCTTTTGTTGACTCATTAGTAGCACCTATGAGTTTGATTAATGCACTAATAATTGCTGTTGGTATGGAAAAACGAGAAGATATAACTACCTATTTCGAAGACTTAGAAGGAATATGGAAGAAATATAGCGTATATGATAATGTAAATAGTAAAGAAATATTAAATAATAATAAATCTAAAAAATAA